A portion of the bacterium genome contains these proteins:
- a CDS encoding LptA/OstA family protein, whose amino-acid sequence MRNPPLATTILTVLALGTLAGAPRPVAAAPTPAVSPIQVSGATRAEYDDAAQEWVFRGPQVVVVRGTLRIAAPLIRYNAAAHLLEVAARGTVTTPTLEVAADRMTASLATRHVTAVGSVAGRFEDGSAAAAPGGADWTTFSADAVELDDRPEARQFVATGHVVVVRRDQELRGDRVAYNRIAEQGAIDGHAEVIRGTSRLLADHVRTDQGRGTAQADDHVVLEQEGMRGVADHATYARDTQTAVLLGHVTVTRGRDVLTADRATVRLDQHTALAEGDPARIVVNAATPEAPTP is encoded by the coding sequence ATGCGGAACCCGCCACTTGCCACGACGATCCTGACGGTGCTCGCGCTGGGGACCTTGGCGGGCGCACCGCGCCCGGTCGCCGCCGCTCCCACGCCGGCCGTGTCCCCGATCCAGGTCAGCGGAGCCACCCGGGCCGAGTACGATGATGCGGCGCAGGAGTGGGTCTTTCGCGGTCCGCAGGTGGTGGTCGTCCGGGGGACGCTTCGGATCGCCGCCCCGCTGATCCGCTACAACGCCGCGGCGCACCTCCTCGAGGTGGCGGCGCGGGGCACGGTGACGACACCGACGCTCGAGGTCGCTGCGGACCGGATGACCGCGTCCCTCGCCACCCGGCACGTCACGGCCGTGGGGAGCGTCGCCGGCCGGTTCGAGGACGGGTCGGCCGCCGCGGCGCCGGGGGGGGCCGACTGGACCACGTTCTCCGCGGACGCGGTCGAGCTCGACGACCGCCCGGAGGCGCGCCAGTTCGTCGCGACGGGGCACGTCGTCGTGGTCCGGCGAGACCAGGAGCTCCGAGGCGATCGGGTGGCCTACAACCGGATCGCCGAGCAGGGGGCGATCGACGGGCACGCGGAGGTGATCCGGGGCACGAGCCGGTTGCTCGCCGATCACGTGCGCACGGATCAGGGCCGCGGGACCGCTCAGGCGGACGACCACGTGGTGCTGGAGCAGGAGGGGATGCGCGGGGTGGCCGATCACGCCACCTACGCCCGGGATACCCAGACCGCCGTCCTCCTCGGCCACGTCACCGTGACCCGGGGCCGCGACGTCCTCACGGCGGATCGGGCGACGGTGCGCCTCGATCAACACACCGCGCTCGCCGAGGGCGATCCGGCGAGGATCGTGGTCAACGCCGCGACTCCCGAGGCACCGACTCCTTGA
- the lptB gene encoding LPS export ABC transporter ATP-binding protein has translation MTRVVRIAPPRGVLRAQGLVKQYGARKVVNEVSVEVGAREIVGLLGHNGAGKTTTFYMIVGLVRPDAGDVWIGSRRVTEAPVDVRVHAGLGYLAQEASVFRRLTVEENILLVLERAKLPPEVRQQRTDRLLEEFKLTAVRRQPAWTLSGGERRRVEIARALALEPAFLLLDEPFTGIDPRSVQELQQTVRYLRERGLGVVITDHNVRDTLAITDRVEIIHEGRILLSGKPRELLANPEARRLYLGEGFRL, from the coding sequence TTGACCCGGGTCGTGCGGATCGCGCCTCCGCGCGGAGTGCTGCGCGCCCAAGGGCTGGTCAAGCAGTACGGGGCGCGGAAGGTCGTGAACGAGGTCTCGGTCGAGGTGGGCGCCCGGGAGATCGTCGGCCTCCTCGGCCACAACGGCGCCGGGAAGACGACGACGTTCTACATGATCGTGGGGTTGGTGCGGCCGGACGCCGGCGATGTGTGGATCGGCAGCCGCCGCGTAACCGAAGCCCCGGTGGACGTGCGCGTCCACGCCGGGTTGGGCTATCTCGCCCAGGAGGCCTCGGTCTTTCGCCGGCTCACCGTGGAGGAGAACATCCTGCTCGTGCTCGAGCGTGCCAAGCTCCCGCCCGAGGTCCGGCAGCAGCGGACGGACCGGCTGCTCGAGGAGTTTAAACTCACCGCGGTGCGGCGCCAGCCCGCCTGGACGCTGTCGGGGGGCGAGCGGCGGCGCGTGGAGATCGCCCGGGCCCTCGCGCTGGAGCCGGCCTTTCTGCTACTCGACGAGCCCTTCACCGGGATCGACCCGCGGTCGGTGCAGGAGCTGCAGCAGACGGTCCGCTACCTGAGGGAGCGCGGCCTGGGGGTGGTGATCACCGACCACAACGTCAGGGACACGCTGGCGATCACCGATCGGGTGGAGATCATCCACGAGGGGCGCATCCTCCTCAGCGGCAAGCCGCGGGAATTGCTGGCGAACCCGGAGGCGCGCCGCCTCTATCTGGGCGAGGGGTTCCGGCTGTGA
- a CDS encoding LptF/LptG family permease, protein MTLAWAERRRGLPLPTLSLLDRLLATEIGLSFGFGLAFFTTLLVMNHIFYLARLAINQGLPFGTALELFAYKVPYLVAFSAPMGVLLATVLGIGRLTDNHEIAALRVCGTSLYRIAATVVALGCVAAAGNFVFSEGVVSVANDRYRKVLNDFTSKAPDLQPVPNIFFQGPSPEGDALYHAQRYNPGTQTLEGVTVVYIKKDQALRIIRARTASYRQGGSWTFHDGTIFVFGEDVVTTKFGAMDLNVPRSPQDLTLPPKDPADMSLRELSAQAAASRRRGGDPRALVTEFQNRLAGIASSIVFALVALPLSLRPHRSGPSIGMGLSILVLFAYYAVAIPAQLASEGRVLAPALGAWLPNAMVGILGAVLLIRAAR, encoded by the coding sequence GTGACGCTGGCCTGGGCGGAGCGTCGTCGCGGGCTTCCGCTCCCCACGCTGTCCCTCCTCGACCGCCTCTTGGCGACGGAGATCGGGCTGTCTTTTGGGTTCGGGTTGGCGTTCTTCACGACGCTTCTGGTGATGAATCACATCTTCTACCTGGCCCGCCTGGCGATCAATCAGGGGCTGCCGTTTGGGACGGCGCTGGAGCTGTTCGCCTACAAGGTGCCGTACCTGGTGGCCTTCAGCGCCCCGATGGGGGTGCTGCTCGCCACGGTGCTGGGGATCGGGCGGCTGACCGACAACCACGAGATCGCGGCGCTGCGGGTGTGCGGGACCAGCCTGTACCGCATCGCCGCCACCGTCGTCGCGTTGGGCTGCGTCGCCGCCGCCGGCAACTTCGTGTTCTCCGAGGGGGTCGTCAGCGTCGCCAACGATCGATACCGAAAGGTCCTCAACGACTTCACCTCCAAGGCGCCCGACCTGCAGCCCGTCCCGAACATCTTCTTCCAGGGCCCCAGCCCCGAGGGCGACGCGCTCTACCACGCGCAGCGCTACAACCCCGGGACGCAGACGCTGGAGGGGGTGACCGTCGTCTACATCAAGAAAGATCAGGCCCTCCGCATCATCCGGGCCCGCACCGCGAGCTACCGTCAGGGCGGGTCCTGGACGTTCCACGACGGGACGATCTTCGTGTTCGGGGAGGACGTGGTGACGACGAAGTTCGGGGCGATGGACCTCAACGTGCCCCGGTCCCCGCAGGACCTCACCCTTCCCCCCAAGGATCCGGCGGACATGAGCCTGCGGGAGCTGTCGGCGCAGGCCGCGGCGTCGCGGCGCCGCGGCGGGGACCCCCGGGCGCTCGTCACCGAGTTCCAGAATCGGCTGGCCGGGATCGCCAGCAGCATCGTGTTCGCGCTCGTGGCCCTCCCCCTCAGCCTCCGGCCCCACCGCTCCGGCCCCAGCATCGGCATGGGGCTGAGCATCCTCGTCCTGTTTGCCTACTACGCCGTCGCCATTCCCGCCCAGCTCGCCTCCGAAGGGCGGGTGCTCGCCCCCGCGCTCGGCGCGTGGCTCCCCAACGCGATGGTGGGGATCCTGGGCGCGGTGCTGCTCATTCGGGCGGCCCGATGA
- a CDS encoding DUF3084 domain-containing protein, which translates to MNAAVILIPTLILVSGLVAFVGNQVGRSIGRRRLVALGLRPRYTAQLITVITGMLITVVTLAVVLLVSNDARQALFHLQEIRQQIAQQEGQLRALQVRDIVYLHDQEILRTVIDGGEDPTVVHNRVQAFFDLGTQAARQRGAAPDVTGAVVQMSPPGLTANDVAQDVVERHQPMVVRMIATQNSVRGEPVQATVIGFPNTLVFRGNETIATKRLDGGASRQQIESGLLELSAQVATTAKQRGVISPPFALATSPPDIRLDPAVLLTTLDRVQARRAPVDVSVVTLADTYTIGPVTLTFR; encoded by the coding sequence ATGAACGCGGCGGTCATCCTCATCCCCACGCTCATCCTGGTGAGCGGGCTGGTCGCGTTCGTCGGCAACCAGGTCGGGCGCAGCATCGGGCGCCGGCGGCTGGTGGCGTTGGGGCTCCGCCCGCGCTACACCGCGCAGCTGATCACGGTCATCACCGGGATGCTCATCACCGTCGTCACCCTCGCGGTCGTGCTCCTGGTGAGCAACGACGCCCGGCAGGCGCTGTTTCACCTGCAGGAGATCCGCCAGCAGATCGCGCAGCAGGAGGGGCAGCTGCGGGCGCTCCAGGTGCGGGACATCGTCTACCTGCACGACCAGGAGATCCTCCGCACCGTGATCGACGGAGGCGAGGATCCCACCGTCGTCCACAACCGAGTGCAGGCGTTCTTCGATCTGGGGACCCAGGCCGCGCGGCAGCGGGGGGCGGCGCCGGATGTGACGGGGGCGGTCGTGCAGATGTCCCCACCGGGACTGACCGCCAACGACGTCGCCCAGGACGTCGTGGAGCGTCATCAGCCGATGGTCGTGCGGATGATCGCCACCCAAAACTCCGTCCGGGGGGAGCCGGTGCAGGCGACCGTCATCGGGTTCCCCAACACGCTGGTGTTCAGGGGCAACGAGACGATCGCCACCAAGCGGCTCGATGGCGGGGCGTCTCGCCAGCAGATCGAGTCCGGGCTGCTGGAGCTCTCCGCGCAGGTCGCCACCACCGCAAAGCAGCGGGGCGTCATCTCGCCGCCGTTCGCGCTGGCCACCAGCCCCCCCGACATCCGCCTGGATCCGGCGGTGCTGCTCACGACGCTCGACCGCGTGCAGGCCCGCCGAGCCCCGGTGGACGTCAGTGTGGTCACGCTCGCCGACACCTATACGATCGGTCCGGTCACGCTGACGTTTCGGTGA
- a CDS encoding S-layer homology domain-containing protein yields MRQFAMAVAAVLVFALVSPAFAQPFADTPTNHWAYDAIAELAAKGLIEGYPDGTFKGDRAMTRYEMAMVVARLLARIESIQIPAPTPPPPPEVTKADIDTIMRLVNEFRAELAAKNVRLTAVEEELNAIKARLDNVRVTGGLRFREDLNQLEAGKTATGLNGNPNTGTVSASNSQRGNRPRYEFKLGFDGSVAPDLHFITALESTGGYNFFNSSASFLGGAGNGSFGSVDSAFLDWKPMWAGGTTEIWFGRFGCDTPSGGGCYPVQFGPFGLLLNDTGDTWGDSTGESATAIMDGLRVAFHLASVADLQVQGVWARIIGNTGSISYPSGEDMYGIDANVQLFPGLRLGADYVANTIGNFGSSGFTQPAGAPNIFYHVYGPGNGSLNPATARCLTVAGGITCPAQGNGWGAYVQWDAFPGIHLDVEAAQWSDSTAGGGTDNGYNAVVTWNLNQLFGILPGHNFIVTTGYNYYGTNFYTPYGAAESDIFGWDALYPGNGQGLTATVSYQILQPLTVYLDFLTGNSVSNSQPFQEWEGGIAYSFSANAKITLKYRDLTMNGVDQQNVYRAQIDYSF; encoded by the coding sequence ATGAGACAGTTCGCGATGGCAGTCGCGGCCGTACTCGTGTTCGCGTTGGTCTCCCCCGCTTTCGCGCAGCCGTTCGCGGATACGCCGACCAATCACTGGGCGTACGACGCGATCGCTGAGCTGGCGGCGAAGGGCCTCATCGAGGGGTATCCCGATGGGACCTTCAAGGGCGATCGGGCCATGACGCGGTACGAGATGGCGATGGTGGTTGCGCGGTTGCTGGCGAGGATCGAGAGCATTCAGATCCCCGCCCCGACACCGCCGCCCCCACCCGAAGTGACCAAGGCGGATATCGACACGATTATGCGTTTGGTGAACGAGTTCCGGGCCGAACTGGCCGCGAAGAACGTACGGTTGACCGCGGTCGAGGAAGAGCTGAACGCGATCAAGGCTAGACTCGACAACGTCCGGGTCACCGGCGGCCTGCGGTTCCGGGAAGACCTGAACCAGCTCGAGGCCGGCAAGACGGCCACGGGCCTGAACGGCAACCCCAACACGGGGACCGTTTCCGCCTCGAACAGCCAACGGGGGAACCGGCCGCGATACGAGTTCAAGCTCGGGTTCGACGGCAGCGTCGCGCCCGATCTCCACTTCATCACCGCGCTGGAAAGCACCGGCGGCTACAACTTCTTCAACAGCTCCGCCTCCTTCCTCGGCGGGGCGGGCAACGGGTCGTTCGGCAGCGTCGACAGCGCGTTTCTCGATTGGAAGCCGATGTGGGCCGGCGGGACCACGGAAATCTGGTTCGGCCGATTCGGCTGCGACACCCCCTCCGGTGGCGGGTGCTACCCCGTGCAGTTCGGCCCCTTCGGGCTTCTCCTGAACGACACGGGCGACACCTGGGGCGACTCCACGGGTGAAAGCGCCACGGCGATCATGGACGGCCTGCGCGTCGCGTTCCATCTGGCCAGCGTGGCGGACCTCCAGGTCCAGGGCGTGTGGGCCCGGATCATCGGCAACACCGGTTCGATCAGCTATCCGAGCGGCGAGGATATGTACGGCATCGACGCGAACGTCCAGCTGTTCCCGGGCCTGAGGCTCGGGGCGGACTACGTCGCGAACACCATCGGCAACTTCGGCTCGAGCGGATTTACCCAGCCGGCCGGTGCGCCGAACATCTTCTACCACGTCTACGGTCCGGGGAACGGTTCGCTCAACCCGGCCACGGCGCGCTGCCTCACGGTCGCCGGCGGGATTACCTGCCCGGCGCAGGGCAACGGCTGGGGCGCCTACGTGCAGTGGGACGCCTTCCCTGGGATCCACCTCGACGTCGAGGCGGCCCAGTGGTCTGACAGCACGGCGGGCGGCGGGACGGACAACGGTTACAACGCGGTCGTGACGTGGAACCTGAACCAGCTCTTCGGGATTCTGCCGGGCCACAACTTCATCGTGACCACCGGCTACAACTACTACGGCACGAACTTCTACACGCCGTACGGTGCGGCCGAGTCGGACATCTTCGGGTGGGACGCGCTGTACCCAGGGAACGGCCAGGGGCTCACGGCGACGGTCAGCTATCAGATCCTGCAGCCGTTGACCGTGTACCTGGACTTCCTGACGGGCAACAGCGTTTCCAACAGCCAGCCGTTCCAGGAGTGGGAAGGCGGCATCGCCTACTCGTTCTCCGCGAATGCGAAGATCACGCTCAAGTATCGTGATCTGACCATGAACGGCGTCGACCAGCAGAACGTCTACCGGGCGCAGATCGACTACAGCTTCTAG
- the pyrF gene encoding orotidine-5'-phosphate decarboxylase, with protein MEPRDRLIVALDAGSLGEAEATAERLRGTVRWFKIGSGLYTAAGPAAVQSLLPHGRIFLDLKFHDIPAQVAGAVAAATRLGVDLINVHAAGGSAMLRAAAAAGEEAAAAMGRRAPTLLGVTLLTSGDAALVEEVGLVGTPAELAVRLARLARAAGLGGVIASPQDAAAIRTACGPDFLIVCPGIRPAGAAVDDQRRVLTPGEAVRAGADMLVVGRPVTRAVDPRRAAEAVVREIADLAGTR; from the coding sequence GTGGAGCCCCGGGACCGGCTGATCGTGGCGCTCGATGCAGGCTCGCTCGGTGAAGCCGAGGCGACCGCGGAACGTCTGCGCGGGACGGTCCGCTGGTTCAAGATCGGCTCCGGGTTGTACACCGCCGCCGGCCCGGCGGCGGTGCAGTCGCTCCTTCCCCACGGCCGCATCTTCTTGGATCTCAAGTTCCATGACATCCCGGCGCAGGTCGCGGGGGCCGTGGCCGCGGCGACCCGTCTGGGGGTCGATCTGATCAACGTGCACGCGGCGGGGGGAAGCGCGATGCTGCGCGCGGCCGCCGCGGCGGGGGAGGAGGCCGCGGCGGCGATGGGACGGCGCGCGCCGACGCTCCTCGGGGTGACGTTGCTCACCAGCGGAGACGCGGCGCTGGTGGAGGAGGTGGGCCTGGTCGGCACGCCCGCGGAGCTGGCGGTGCGCCTGGCACGGCTGGCCCGCGCTGCGGGCCTGGGCGGGGTGATCGCTTCGCCGCAGGACGCCGCGGCGATCCGGACGGCGTGCGGGCCGGACTTCCTGATCGTGTGCCCCGGGATCCGCCCCGCGGGAGCCGCGGTCGACGATCAGCGGCGCGTGCTCACCCCCGGCGAGGCGGTACGCGCCGGTGCCGACATGCTCGTCGTGGGCCGGCCGGTCACCCGGGCCGTCGATCCGCGCCGAGCGGCGGAGGCGGTGGTGCGGGAAATCGCCGATCTCGCGGGGACGCGTTGA
- the hpt gene encoding hypoxanthine phosphoribosyltransferase, translating to MLDDVSEVLIREDELRARVADLGRQISKDYDSKTPLLVGILKGASIFLSDLIRQVTIPCLMDFIATSSYDGGTESSGIVRILKDLDQTIEGRHVLIVDDIIDTGYTMDYLRETLRARYPASLRICALLDKTSRRRRHVPIDYRGFEIPDKFVVGYGLDYGGIYRNLPFICVLKPEAYT from the coding sequence TTGCTGGACGACGTTTCCGAAGTGTTGATCCGCGAGGACGAGCTTCGGGCTCGCGTCGCGGATCTCGGTCGACAGATCAGCAAGGACTACGACAGCAAGACACCGCTCCTCGTCGGCATCCTGAAAGGCGCTTCGATCTTCCTCTCCGACTTGATCCGGCAGGTCACGATCCCATGCCTGATGGATTTCATAGCCACCAGCTCGTACGACGGAGGTACGGAGAGCTCCGGCATCGTGCGGATCCTCAAGGATTTGGATCAGACGATCGAGGGCCGGCACGTGCTCATCGTCGACGACATCATCGACACCGGGTACACGATGGACTACCTGCGGGAGACGCTCAGAGCGCGGTACCCGGCGAGCCTTCGGATCTGCGCGCTGCTCGACAAGACCAGTCGACGGCGGCGCCACGTCCCCATCGACTACCGCGGGTTTGAGATCCCCGACAAATTTGTCGTCGGCTACGGCCTGGACTACGGGGGCATCTACCGGAACCTGCCGTTCATCTGCGTGCTGAAGCCCGAAGCGTACACGTGA
- a CDS encoding GuaB3 family IMP dehydrogenase-related protein, whose product MEFIGKGRAARRTYGFDEIALVPASATVDPSDVDVSWRVADRTFPLPIVASAMDSVVDVPLAVALSRLGGMAVLNLEGVQTRYADPRDVLDRLAASPAEKVIDLMQEVYREPIKDDLVARRIEEIRDGGGVAVVSTTPVQAGRLGPLAAEAGAATLLVQSTVITEQHRSDRGGALSLRELTASIDIPVMAGNCVSYEAALQLLEAGVAALFVGVGPGAACTSRKVLGVGVPQATAVVDVAAARAEFERRTGRHVPIVADGGIAVGGDVAKAVACGADAVMLGSLLARAEEAPGRGFHWGMATPHAALPRGTRIRVGTTGTVSDILFGPARVDDGSQNLVEALRTAMGMCGARTLRQMQQAEIIIAPALSTEGKTLQIAQRVGQGR is encoded by the coding sequence ATGGAGTTCATCGGTAAGGGTCGGGCGGCGCGGCGCACGTACGGGTTTGACGAGATCGCGCTGGTGCCGGCATCGGCGACCGTGGATCCGAGCGACGTCGACGTCTCCTGGCGGGTCGCGGACCGGACATTCCCCCTGCCGATCGTGGCCTCGGCGATGGACAGCGTCGTGGACGTCCCGCTCGCCGTCGCCCTCTCGCGCCTCGGCGGCATGGCGGTGTTGAACCTGGAGGGGGTGCAGACCCGGTACGCGGATCCGAGGGACGTGCTCGACCGGTTGGCCGCCTCCCCGGCCGAGAAGGTCATCGACCTGATGCAGGAGGTCTACCGCGAGCCGATCAAGGACGACTTGGTCGCGCGCCGCATCGAGGAGATCCGGGACGGCGGAGGGGTCGCGGTCGTCTCCACCACCCCCGTGCAGGCCGGCCGGTTGGGGCCGCTCGCGGCGGAGGCGGGCGCGGCCACCCTGCTCGTGCAGTCGACCGTCATCACCGAGCAGCACCGCAGCGACCGCGGGGGCGCACTCTCGCTCCGCGAACTCACCGCGTCCATCGACATTCCCGTGATGGCGGGTAACTGCGTCTCCTACGAGGCGGCGCTGCAGTTGCTCGAGGCCGGGGTTGCCGCCCTGTTCGTCGGGGTGGGACCGGGCGCGGCGTGCACCAGCCGGAAGGTCTTAGGGGTCGGCGTGCCGCAGGCGACGGCGGTGGTCGATGTGGCGGCGGCGCGCGCCGAGTTCGAGCGGAGGACCGGCCGGCACGTGCCCATCGTTGCCGACGGCGGGATCGCGGTGGGGGGGGACGTGGCGAAGGCGGTGGCGTGCGGTGCGGACGCAGTGATGCTGGGGAGCCTGCTGGCCAGGGCCGAGGAGGCCCCGGGGCGTGGGTTCCATTGGGGAATGGCGACGCCCCACGCGGCACTGCCGCGCGGGACGCGCATCCGGGTGGGGACGACCGGAACCGTGAGCGATATCCTCTTCGGCCCGGCACGGGTCGACGACGGTTCGCAGAACCTCGTGGAGGCGCTGCGCACGGCGATGGGCATGTGCGGCGCCCGC